A genomic segment from Aegilops tauschii subsp. strangulata cultivar AL8/78 chromosome 1, Aet v6.0, whole genome shotgun sequence encodes:
- the LOC109775924 gene encoding HMG1/2-like protein isoform X1 has product MLLLWCGVASWPRIWFVFRLRRDNFRKEYKEKHPDVKQVSMIGKAGGEKWKSMSDAQVLCSCTRLAPSPARWSFLRRPA; this is encoded by the exons ATGTTGCTTCTATGGTGTGGCGTCGCGTCCTGGCCGAGGATTTGGTTCGTGTTTCGTCTTCGCAGGGACAACTTCAGGAAGGAGTACAAGGAGAAGCACCCCGACGTCAAGCAGGTCTCCATG ATTGGCAAGGCCGGTGGTGAGAAGTGGAAGTCCATGAGTGATGCT CAGGTGCTCTGCTCTTGCACACGTCTGGCACCGTCTCCGGCGCGGTGGTCCTTCTTGAGGAGACCGGCATGA
- the LOC109775924 gene encoding HMG1/2-like protein isoform X2, whose protein sequence is MLLLWCGVASWPRIWFVFRLRRDNFRKEYKEKHPDVKQVSMIGKAGGEKWKSMSDAVLCSCTRLAPSPARWSFLRRPA, encoded by the exons ATGTTGCTTCTATGGTGTGGCGTCGCGTCCTGGCCGAGGATTTGGTTCGTGTTTCGTCTTCGCAGGGACAACTTCAGGAAGGAGTACAAGGAGAAGCACCCCGACGTCAAGCAGGTCTCCATG ATTGGCAAGGCCGGTGGTGAGAAGTGGAAGTCCATGAGTGATGCT GTGCTCTGCTCTTGCACACGTCTGGCACCGTCTCCGGCGCGGTGGTCCTTCTTGAGGAGACCGGCATGA